A single genomic interval of Sceloporus undulatus isolate JIND9_A2432 ecotype Alabama chromosome 2, SceUnd_v1.1, whole genome shotgun sequence harbors:
- the C2H18orf54 gene encoding lung adenoma susceptibility protein 2, which produces MACLMKKDNVYSPESTVSSLLANCNLHSNSSSLNSHSSVQYKDKLYQSASQALEAYIEDFDRSFVSPDLRPGKICITQSTSRDFRSSKDNFSHKYENLKQCETLNSVSSHLRRKAAYELDLLSLTTDDLLAFPADGSASFIQSSVLRPVGPGSNLNRKSQSASVSCFPHRTSSFGHKEELNLTKNPVSSLHGSSNRKMHTKHTFHKYDSGLPRKNPLIKQDPELVSHNYPRWLTSQKSDLSISGISSIPDFKYPAWLKSHNLLSDSSSENYILPHTEERDPTSLQNRKKLTRSQSQDRSNILGNSNMLDMEYKHDVKKNCQYDTPSQNFKNHMHLFKDDDVDLLLQKTRRTLDTSAEELTRFLKNDGSPCTVDVLEGERSWDNVPVGLRSPVPVCCEEENSLQSSKTNIVNGFLEDCLKNSSQESTFSGGNHHGPVEALKLMLFNLQAVQHSFNRNKTTGQNEEFKKTLDDDVEFNLCNHDTIPVRQSLQRALHHLSRLKGLVEDTVCKEESKEFTKT; this is translated from the exons ATGGCTTGTTTGATGAAAAAGGACAATGTCTACTCTCCGGAATCAACCGTGTCTTCCCTGCTGGCAAACTGTAATcttcatagcaatagcagctCCTTAAACTCCCACAGTTCAGTTCAGTACAAGGACAAGTTGTATCAGTCTGCATCTCAAGCTCTAGAAGCATACATTGAAGATTTTGATCGCAGCTTTGTATCGCCAGATTTAAGGCCTGGGAAAATCTGCATCACTCAGAGTACTTCCAGAGACTTCAGGTCTTCAAAAGACAATTTCAGTCACAAATACG AGaatttaaagcagtgtgaaacacTAAATTCAGTGTCTTCACATCTAAGGAGAAAAGCTGCATATGAGCTGGATCTGCTCAGTCTCACTACAGATGATCTCCTGGCATTCCCTGCAGATGGTTCTGCATCTTTTATCCAATCTTCTGTCTTAAGACCAGTTGGTCCAGGCAGCAATCTGAACAGAAAGTCACAGTCAGCATCAGTTTCCTGTTTTCCTCACAGGACTTCATCGTTTGGCCATAAAGAAGAATTGAATCTTACAAAAAATCCTGTTTCCTCTTTGCATGGAAGTTCTAatagaaaaatgcacacaaaacataCATTTCACAAATATGATTCTGGGCTTCCTAGGAAGAATCCACTGATAAAACAAGACCCAGAGTTAGTTTCTCATAActatccaaggtggcttacaagccAAAAATCTGACTTGAGCATTTCAGGGATAAGCAGCATTCCTGATTTCAAATATCCAGCCTGGTTGAAGAGTCATAATCTTCTGTCAGATTCAAGCAGTGAAAATTATATCCTACCACACACTGAGGAGAGGGATCCCACATCTTTGCAAAATAGGAAGAAGCTTACACGGAGTCAGTCTCAGGATAGATCAAACATCTTGGGCAACAGTAATATGTTGGACATGGAATATAAACATGATGTTAAAAAAAACTGTCAGTATGATACTCCATCTCAGAACTTTAAAAACCACATGCATCTGTTTAAAG ATGATGATGTTGATTTATTACTTCAGAAGACAAGGAGAACTCTAGACACATCTGCTGAGGAATTAACTAGGTTCCTGAAAAATGATGGCAGCCCTTGTACAGTGGATGTGCTAGAAGGAGAAAGATCATGGGATAATGTTCCAGTTGGTTT GAGGTCTCCAGTGCCTGTGTGCTGTGAGGAGGAGAACTCTCTGCAAAGCTCCAAAACAAATATTGTGAATGGATTTTTGGAAGATTGTTTGAAGAACAGCAGCCAG GAGAGTACATTTTCTGGAGGGAATCATCATGGGCCTGTGGAAGCTTTGAAGCTAATGCTATTTAATCTTCAAGCAGTTCAGCACAGCTTTAACCGGAACAAAACTACTGGACAAAATGAGGAGTTTAAAAAA ACCTTAGATGATGATGTGGAATTTAATCTGTGTAATCATGATACCATACCTGTAAGACAGTCTCTTCAGAG GGCTTTGCATCATTTATCTCGACTTAAAGGCCTGGTTGAAGATACAGTttgcaaagaagaatcaaaagaaTTCACCAAGACATGA